Within Massilia endophytica, the genomic segment GGCGGCGCCTGGCTGTATCAGCCGCGCTACCTCCGTTCGGCCCTGCGCAACGCCTACTCCGCCATCCTCGCGAACGATGTGGTGGGCCTCCGCGTGGCGCGCAAGATCGACTGATCTGCGCTGACGGTGTACATTGCGGTTTTGAACCGCATTGAGGGAATGCCATGCCGACCACCGTAGTCCGTGACAAGACGCTGCCGATGCGCCACATCGTCCACGTCCGCAACCACATCATCTCCACCGATCTTTCCGCCGAGGAGGGCGGAAGCGATGCCGGGCCGTCGCCGCACGACCTGTACGACGCCGCGCTGAGCGCGTGCAAGGCGCTGACGGTGCTGTGGTACGCAAAGCGCAAGGGCATGCCGCTGGAGGACGTGCAGGTGAGCACGCAGCGCGACGATTCCGAGGAGCGCAAGGGCGTCTACCGCCTCGCCGCGACCCTGCACCTGACCGGTGAGCTTACCGTGGCCCAGCGCGAGGAACTGCTGGCCGTGGCCGCCAAATGCCCTGTCCATAAACTGATGACGGCCGTGACCACGGAAGTCACCACCGTTCTGGGATAAAGCCATGAGTATCGCGAATCTGCTGAAGGGGCACGAGAAGGACCTGGGCGGCGGCTTCCTGGTGCGCCGTTACCTGCCGTCGGCCATCAAGCAGGCCGTCGGCCCGTTCATCTTCTTCGACCATTTCGGTCCCGTCGATGTGCCGCCGGACGCCAATCACGACGTGCGCCCGCACCCGCACATCGGCCTGGCCACCGTGACCTACCTCTACGAAGGCGCCATCGACCACCGCGACAGCATCGGCTCCTTCCAGCGCATCGAACCGGGCGCCATCAACTGGATGACGGCTGGCAGCGGCATCGTGCACTCCGAGCGCACGCCGAAGGATCTGGTAGGCGTGCCTCACCGCACGCACGGCCTGCAGCTGTGGGCTGCGCTGCCCAAGGCACACGAAGAGGATTCACCCAGTTTCACGCACACTCCCGCAAGCGACATTCCAGAAGTGGCGCAGGAAGGCGCGAAGGTGCGCGTGCTGGTGGGCAGCGCCTTCGGCCGCAGCTCGCCGGTACGCACCTACATGCAGACGCTGTATCTCGACGTGAAGCTGGATGAGGGACAGGAGCTGGAGCTTCCCGGCCTGCCACCCGAGGCGGCGCTGTATGCCGTGAGCGGCGAAGTGGAGATCGACGGGAAGCCGCTGCCTGTGTACACCATGGCCCTGCTCGATACCTCCACGGCGCCGCGCATCAAGGCAGTCAAGGCCGCGCAGTTCGTGGTGATCGGCGGGGAGCCGCTGGACGGGCACCGCTTCCTGATGTGGAACTTTGTCTCGTCCAGCAAGGAGCGCCTGAAGCAGGCCGCGGACGACTGGGAAGCCCAGCGCTTTGAGCGCGTGCCCGGCGAAACGGAGTGGATTCCGCTGCCGAAGCGGCCGGGTAGTTAACGGACCAGCGACTGCTGGTACAGGGCGATATAGCGCTGTGCCGGCATGCGGCGTATGGCCTCGCCCAGCACATCCAGGGCGAGGTCGTCGAGCTTTTTGAAGCGCAGGCAGGACTTCCCCATGTCCAGCTTCTTGCCGCTGGCCGCCCAGGCCTGGCGGAACCACGCGAGATCTTCCGTCGGCGCTTCATCGGTGCAGCCGACGTAAAGGCCCATCATGTACAGCGACATGTAATTCTTCTGCGATGCCAGCGCCGCAAAGGGCAGCGGCTGTTTCGGATTGCAGTGGTAGCCCGCCGGGAAAACGCTGTGCGGCACGCCGTAGCCGATCATCGTCGGGAGCATGGTTTCACGGTACTGGGAATCCAGGTTGGCGAGAATGGTTTCGCGCACGGCGCGCATGGCCGCCTGGCGCTCCTCCGGCAAGGTGGCGAGGAAGGCCTCGATCGCTTCGCTCATGCCGTATGCAGCTCGTGCGCGGAGACGGTGGCGTGGTCCACGCCGCTCGTGCGGATGATCCAGTGC encodes:
- a CDS encoding OsmC family protein; translated protein: MPTTVVRDKTLPMRHIVHVRNHIISTDLSAEEGGSDAGPSPHDLYDAALSACKALTVLWYAKRKGMPLEDVQVSTQRDDSEERKGVYRLAATLHLTGELTVAQREELLAVAAKCPVHKLMTAVTTEVTTVLG
- a CDS encoding pirin family protein; the encoded protein is MSIANLLKGHEKDLGGGFLVRRYLPSAIKQAVGPFIFFDHFGPVDVPPDANHDVRPHPHIGLATVTYLYEGAIDHRDSIGSFQRIEPGAINWMTAGSGIVHSERTPKDLVGVPHRTHGLQLWAALPKAHEEDSPSFTHTPASDIPEVAQEGAKVRVLVGSAFGRSSPVRTYMQTLYLDVKLDEGQELELPGLPPEAALYAVSGEVEIDGKPLPVYTMALLDTSTAPRIKAVKAAQFVVIGGEPLDGHRFLMWNFVSSSKERLKQAADDWEAQRFERVPGETEWIPLPKRPGS
- a CDS encoding DUF1801 domain-containing protein, encoding MSEAIEAFLATLPEERQAAMRAVRETILANLDSQYRETMLPTMIGYGVPHSVFPAGYHCNPKQPLPFAALASQKNYMSLYMMGLYVGCTDEAPTEDLAWFRQAWAASGKKLDMGKSCLRFKKLDDLALDVLGEAIRRMPAQRYIALYQQSLVR